Below is a genomic region from Nocardioides panacis.
GACATGGACGCGATCTACGAGATGCTCGAGACCGGGTTCGACGGCCTGGTGACCGCCGTGCTCACCCTGGTGGGCGTCGCGATCCTGCTGCTCACGCTGGACGTGGAAGCTCGCGCTGGTGGCGCTGGTCTGCTTCCCGTTCCTGCTCTGGCTGACCAACTGGTTCCGCAAGGAGTCCTCCAAGACCTACCGGGTCACCCGCGAGAAGGTCGCGCTGGTGATCGTGCAGTTCGTCGAGTCGATGCTGGGCATCCGCGCGGTGCAGGCGTTCCGCCGCGAGCCGCGCAACCAGGAGATCTTCGACGACGTCAACGAGCAGTACCGCGCCGCCAACCTCCGCGCGTTCCGGCTGGTCGCCTGGTTCATGCCCGGCATCAAGCTGATCGGCAACATCACCATCTCCGTGGTGCTGCTGTACGGCGCCTACCTCGCGTTCGAGGGCGAGGTCACCGTCGGCGTGCTCGCAGCGTTCCTGCTCTACCTGCGGCAGTTCTTCGAGCCGATGCAGGAGATCTCGCAGTTCTACAACACCTTCCAGTCCGCCAGCGCCGCGCTCGAGAAGCTCTCCGGCGTGCTGGAGGAGCAGCCCAGCGTGCCCGAGCCGGACCGCCCGGCCCGGGTCGGCGAGGTGCGCGGCGACGTGCGCTTCGAGCAGGTCCGCTTCGAGTACGTCGAGGGCGCGGCGGTGCTGCCCGGCCTCGACCTCGAGGTCCCCGCGGGCCAGACGGTCGCGCTGGTGGGCACCACCGGCGCCGGCAAGACCACGATCGCCAAGCTGCTGTCCCGGTTCTACGACCCGACGGCCGGGCGGGTCACCCTCGATGGCGTCGACCTGCGCGCGCTCGACGAGCGGACCCTCCGGTCGGCGGTCGTGATGGTCACCCAGGAGAACTACATGTTCGGCGGCACCGTCGCCGACAACATCCGGTTCGGCCGTCCCGAGGCGACCATGGACGAGGTGGTCGCGGCGGCGCAGGCGATCGGCGCGCACGAGTTCATCACCCGGCTGCCGCACGGCTACGAGACCGACGTCGCCAACAAGGGCGGCCGGCTCTCGGCCGGCCAGCGCCAGCTCGTCGCGTTCGCCCGGGCGTTCCTGGCCGACCCCGACGTGCTGATCCTCGACGAGGCCACCTCGTCTCTCGACGTGCCCTCCGAGCGGCTCGTGCAGCGCGCGCTCCGCACGATCCTGGCCGACCGGACGGCCGTGATCATCGCCCACCGGCTCTCCACCGTGGAGATCGCCGACCGGGTGCTGGTGCTCGAGCACGGCCGGATCGTCGAGGACGGCTCCCCGCACGACCTGGTGGAGTCGCAGACCGGCCGGTTCTCCGACCTCCACGACGCCTGGCTCGAGTCCCTCGCCTGACGCCGACCCGTCACCCGTGCAGCACGGACACGCGCGTCGCGGTGCATGAGTGACGGGTCGGCGGGGCCGGGACCATTGACCCTGGGGGCCGGCCCGCCCCCGGCGCGAGGATGGGGCCGCGGGGGCGAGGGTCCAGGGTCGAGGTGAGGGCGATGGCGACACCGGCAGTGCCCCTCGACACCCTGCTCTCCCGCTGGGTCGCCGACGGGCTGGTGAGCGCCGAGCAGGCCGCCGCGATCCGGGACGCCGAGCCGGGCGCCGCCGTCGTCGCGACGCAGCCGAGCGTCGTCGGCCCGGTCGGGCCCGAGGCGACCGCACCCGGCCACTCGCTGCTGGTCGAGGCGCTCGGCTACCTCGGTGGCGTGGTGATCCTGGTCGCCGCGGGGCTGGTCACCGCCCGGTTCTGGGACGACCTCTCGGGCGGCGGCCGGGTCGCGATCGGGGCCCTGGCCACGGCGCTGCTCGTCGGGGCCGGCCTGAGGGTGCCCCGCGGCCCCGGTGACGTGCTCGACGACCCGGGCCGCCGGCTGTGCGCGGTGCTGCTGGGGATGGGCGTCGCCGGCACCGCCGTCACGCTCGGCCTGGCCGCCAACGAGCTGCTCGACCTCACCGGTGAGCCGGCGGCGCTGCTGACGGCCGGCGGTGCGGCCCTGGTGGCGGGCGGGCTCGCGTGGCGCCGGCCGTCGGTGGTGCAGCAGGTGGCGACCGTCGTACCCCTGATGGTGAGCGGCGGCGTGCTCGCGTCGCTGCTCGGCGCGGGGACGTTCGGTGTCGGGCTGGCGATCTGGCTGGTCGGTCCGGCGTGGTACGCCCTGGGGACGCTCGGGCTGTTCGGTCCGCGCCGCGCGGACGCCCCGCTGGCGGCCACGGTCTGCGTCGCGGGGGCGGTGGTCGCGACCCCGACGGACGCCGGGATCGTGCTGGGGCTGGGCACCACCGCTGCGGTGGTCGCGCTGGCCCTGGTCCGGCGGGACCTGCTGCTGCTCGGCGTCGGGGCGGTCGCCGCGTTCCTGGTGCTGCCGCCGGCGGTCGGGACCTGGTTCCCCGGGTCGGTGGCCGCGCCGGTCGCCCTGCTCGTGGTGGGCTTCGGGCTGGTCGCGGTCGCGCTGACGATGGCCCGCACCTCCCGGCACCCCCGCTGACCCGTCACTGGTGCAGCGGGACACGCGTGTCTGGACTGCACGAGTGACGGGTGGGCGTCAGGGGGTGGCGGCGAGGTCTTCCTCGGCGGCCTTCTTCAGCCGCACCAGGGTCTCGGTGATGCCGGCCTGGTTGCGGGCCGGGAAGCCGAGCGCGCGCAGGGCGGCGAACACCGGCGCGGAGTAGCGCGTCGCGTCCCAGGTCTCGGTGACCCGGGTGGCGCCGTCGCCGACGGGCTCGAGCTCGTAGCGCCAGCGGTGCGCGCCGAAGTGCCG
It encodes:
- a CDS encoding ABC transporter ATP-binding protein is translated as MALVCFPFLLWLTNWFRKESSKTYRVTREKVALVIVQFVESMLGIRAVQAFRREPRNQEIFDDVNEQYRAANLRAFRLVAWFMPGIKLIGNITISVVLLYGAYLAFEGEVTVGVLAAFLLYLRQFFEPMQEISQFYNTFQSASAALEKLSGVLEEQPSVPEPDRPARVGEVRGDVRFEQVRFEYVEGAAVLPGLDLEVPAGQTVALVGTTGAGKTTIAKLLSRFYDPTAGRVTLDGVDLRALDERTLRSAVVMVTQENYMFGGTVADNIRFGRPEATMDEVVAAAQAIGAHEFITRLPHGYETDVANKGGRLSAGQRQLVAFARAFLADPDVLILDEATSSLDVPSERLVQRALRTILADRTAVIIAHRLSTVEIADRVLVLEHGRIVEDGSPHDLVESQTGRFSDLHDAWLESLA
- a CDS encoding DUF2157 domain-containing protein; this translates as MATPAVPLDTLLSRWVADGLVSAEQAAAIRDAEPGAAVVATQPSVVGPVGPEATAPGHSLLVEALGYLGGVVILVAAGLVTARFWDDLSGGGRVAIGALATALLVGAGLRVPRGPGDVLDDPGRRLCAVLLGMGVAGTAVTLGLAANELLDLTGEPAALLTAGGAALVAGGLAWRRPSVVQQVATVVPLMVSGGVLASLLGAGTFGVGLAIWLVGPAWYALGTLGLFGPRRADAPLAATVCVAGAVVATPTDAGIVLGLGTTAAVVALALVRRDLLLLGVGAVAAFLVLPPAVGTWFPGSVAAPVALLVVGFGLVAVALTMARTSRHPR